Proteins from one uncultured Fibrobacter sp. genomic window:
- a CDS encoding LicD family protein has product METPFDIKRVQDRLLEMAKATASILEKHDIPYQIAFGTLLGAVRHGGFIPWDDDFDFLLFDDTYEKATEVLLKELPADMLLENEKTEPKYFHGWAHVKDLNTECECALFPQDAVYKNHGLSVDLYKMTKIKEKDFAEYRLNEALSYIDRRKKLGFISDEDYLKKKETFLREYKDREASTSEKEIFAYPFTYGKQEIDEVFPLKKYAFAGTYFYGPNNYDKILASEYRDYMSLPPEEDRKPHYTAIKFF; this is encoded by the coding sequence TGAAAAGCACGACATTCCCTACCAGATAGCCTTTGGCACATTGCTCGGAGCCGTCCGGCATGGCGGATTCATTCCGTGGGACGACGATTTCGATTTTCTGCTGTTCGACGACACCTACGAGAAGGCGACAGAAGTGCTCCTTAAAGAACTCCCTGCCGACATGCTCCTTGAAAACGAAAAGACCGAGCCAAAATACTTTCATGGCTGGGCCCACGTCAAAGATTTGAACACCGAATGCGAGTGCGCTCTTTTCCCGCAAGACGCCGTGTACAAGAACCACGGATTAAGCGTAGACTTGTACAAGATGACCAAAATAAAGGAAAAAGATTTTGCCGAATACCGACTGAACGAGGCGCTGTCTTATATCGACCGCCGAAAGAAACTCGGATTCATTTCGGACGAAGATTATTTGAAAAAGAAGGAAACCTTCTTGCGTGAATACAAAGACAGGGAAGCAAGCACTTCAGAAAAAGAAATTTTCGCTTATCCATTCACGTATGGCAAGCAAGAAATAGACGAGGTCTTCCCTCTCAAGAAATACGCTTTTGCCGGGACCTATTTTTACGGGCCCAACAATTACGACAAAATTCTTGCTTCGGAATATCGTGACTACATGTCGTTACCTCCCGAAGAAGACAGAAAACCCCATTATACAGCCATCAAGTTTTTCTAA
- a CDS encoding LicD family protein, producing MKPASGYLREFQLVEVDFTRHILDLLKPYDIQMYLEGGALLGAKRHKGFIPWDDDIDIAMSRADFNKLLHVLQTDPNFVWIDTTQKSGYYAEYFDKHIRANANKNVVIMTPTCVHIFNGTRLRDAKNLEFFPNDFLKEDVTEEQYLAFRDKAIAFIRKPHAWKELFDFYEATWKESGIFSMEHTSRIVPGLGNWDLTEYGYHGFRNHDDIYPTTTIVFEGKELPCPNKAEVILDREYGKNWRDYPKDIGFPQTLVDRNNYFKLIGEPLIDFKEF from the coding sequence ATGAAGCCTGCCAGCGGATATCTCCGCGAATTCCAACTTGTCGAAGTGGATTTTACAAGACACATCCTTGATTTGCTCAAGCCCTACGATATCCAGATGTACCTTGAAGGCGGAGCCCTATTGGGCGCAAAGCGTCACAAGGGATTCATTCCTTGGGATGACGATATCGACATTGCGATGTCTCGAGCCGATTTCAACAAGCTCCTTCACGTTCTACAGACCGACCCCAATTTCGTGTGGATTGACACGACGCAGAAATCCGGTTACTACGCCGAATACTTTGACAAGCATATTCGTGCAAACGCAAACAAGAACGTCGTCATCATGACGCCCACATGCGTGCACATTTTCAACGGCACCCGCCTGAGGGACGCAAAGAACCTGGAATTTTTCCCGAACGATTTCTTGAAAGAAGACGTGACCGAAGAACAGTACCTCGCCTTCAGAGACAAGGCCATCGCATTCATAAGAAAGCCCCATGCCTGGAAGGAACTTTTCGACTTCTACGAAGCCACATGGAAAGAGAGCGGCATTTTCTCGATGGAGCACACGTCCAGAATCGTTCCGGGGCTCGGCAACTGGGACCTGACCGAATACGGCTATCACGGATTTAGAAATCACGATGACATTTACCCCACAACGACCATCGTATTCGAAGGCAAAGAACTTCCCTGCCCGAACAAGGCCGAAGTGATCCTGGACAGAGAATACGGAAAGAACTGGCGTGACTATCCCAAAGACATCGGATTCCCGCAAACGCTGGTCGACCGGAACAATTATTTTAAATTAATTGGCGAACCATTGATTGATTTCAAAGAATTTTAA
- a CDS encoding LicD family protein: protein MTEPERIVAKGIVPPSFLQEETICDFFVDSTRKKIWAIELDILIEFDRICKKHGLKYFLMCGTLLGAIRHKGFIPWDDDIDVAMPRNDFNKLNTLQDEFKHPFFLQTPLTDKEFAGSHTCIRNTNTSAISPIIRFQKMNHGLFIDVFALDHFVPEGAEERFAEINQLNIENGTFMRLTNPELNEKNRERVKNYHRDHIADYKKIHEIASKFNNQETDKLAILTWTAEPLEQNVWDAKDFDESVDVEFEGYRFPAPAGYRNILTQLFGNYMEFPPVEKRGAQHSQYVLDPDTPYAEFLRTFKPR from the coding sequence ATGACTGAACCCGAAAGAATTGTCGCTAAAGGAATCGTTCCGCCCTCGTTTTTGCAAGAAGAAACGATATGCGATTTTTTTGTGGATTCCACCCGCAAAAAGATATGGGCCATCGAACTCGACATCTTGATTGAATTCGACCGCATATGCAAAAAGCACGGCCTGAAATATTTCTTGATGTGCGGGACGCTCCTCGGTGCCATTCGCCACAAGGGATTCATCCCGTGGGACGACGATATCGATGTCGCCATGCCACGCAACGATTTCAACAAGCTAAACACGCTGCAAGATGAATTCAAACACCCGTTTTTCTTGCAGACGCCGCTCACCGACAAAGAATTCGCAGGTTCACACACTTGTATCCGCAACACGAATACAAGCGCCATCAGCCCTATCATCCGGTTCCAAAAAATGAACCACGGGCTTTTCATCGACGTTTTCGCGCTGGACCATTTTGTACCGGAAGGTGCCGAAGAGCGCTTTGCCGAAATAAACCAGCTGAACATCGAGAACGGGACGTTCATGCGATTGACCAACCCGGAGCTGAACGAGAAAAACCGTGAGCGCGTAAAAAACTACCACAGGGACCATATCGCGGACTACAAGAAAATCCATGAGATTGCAAGCAAGTTCAATAATCAAGAAACGGATAAACTCGCAATCCTCACATGGACGGCAGAACCGCTCGAACAAAACGTGTGGGACGCAAAAGACTTTGACGAATCGGTGGATGTGGAATTCGAAGGTTATCGTTTCCCGGCACCCGCAGGATATCGCAACATTCTCACGCAGTTGTTCGGGAACTACATGGAATTCCCGCCTGTAGAAAAAAGAGGAGCCCAGCACAGTCAATACGTGCTGGACCCCGATACGCCCTATGCGGAATTCCTGCGCACGTTCAAGCCGCGCTAA
- a CDS encoding DUF6564 domain-containing protein, whose translation MKYLIITVAGTATRFNRDTEKETLKCLYYKDSPKFALLNQLIKNCGEYDKYIVVGGYLYSALEEYVKENLQAYGDKIELVYNEHFKDYGSGYSLYKGIEAVKESGDVTFVEGDLFFLKENFKPVYDSEKSVLTINREPIYSNKAVALYVSTDGRPHYLYDTNHSSLTIPEPFLAVFNSAQMWKFQSAEKLHEAVASLTEKQLQGTNLEIIQAYFNKLSREEYDVVTFDAWYNCNTVADYNIVRELME comes from the coding sequence ATGAAGTACTTGATTATTACTGTTGCCGGGACGGCAACCCGCTTTAACAGGGATACCGAAAAGGAAACCCTGAAGTGCCTCTATTATAAGGATTCTCCGAAGTTTGCGCTGCTCAACCAGCTTATCAAAAACTGCGGTGAATACGACAAGTACATCGTTGTGGGCGGCTACCTCTATTCTGCTCTCGAAGAATATGTGAAGGAAAACCTCCAGGCCTACGGCGACAAGATTGAACTTGTCTATAACGAGCATTTCAAAGATTATGGTTCGGGCTATAGCCTGTACAAGGGCATCGAAGCCGTGAAGGAATCGGGCGATGTCACTTTTGTAGAAGGCGACCTGTTCTTCTTGAAGGAAAATTTCAAGCCGGTTTACGATAGCGAAAAGAGCGTGCTCACGATCAATCGCGAACCCATCTATTCGAACAAGGCCGTGGCGCTTTACGTATCGACGGATGGCCGTCCGCATTACCTGTACGACACGAATCATTCTTCGCTCACGATTCCGGAGCCGTTCCTCGCAGTATTCAATTCTGCGCAGATGTGGAAATTCCAGTCGGCAGAAAAGCTGCACGAGGCTGTCGCTTCCCTGACCGAAAAGCAACTTCAGGGAACGAACCTCGAAATTATTCAGGCGTATTTCAACAAGCTTTCCCGTGAAGAATATGACGTGGTCACGTTCGATGCCTGGTATAACTGTAACACCGTTGCGGACTACAACATTGTCCGCGAACTTATGGAGTAA